The Helicobacter pylori NQ4053 genome contains a region encoding:
- a CDS encoding MFS transporter, producing MNPQIQPATKKPLKSLLAASSGNLVEWYDFYAYAFLAPYFAKEFTHTNDPTLALISAFLVFMLGFFMRPLGSLFFGKLGDKKGRKTSMVYSIILMALGSFMLALLPTKEIVGEWAFLFLLLARLLQGFSVGGEYGVVATYLSELGKNGKKGFYGSFQYVTLVGGQLLAIFSLFIVENIYTHEQISAFAWRYLFALGGILALLSLFLRNIMEETMDSKTTSKNTIKEETQRGSLKELLNHKKALMIVFGLTMGGSLCFYTFTVYLKIFLTNSSSFSPKESSFIMLLALSYFIFFQPLCGMLADKIKRTQMLMVFAITGLIVTPVVFYGIKHATSVYEALFYEILALSAMSFYTCIAGVIKAELFPEHVRALGVGLAYAIANALFGGSASYIALEFKQHGFEAGFVGYVMFSIVIFMVMVIIFPKKTYLE from the coding sequence ATGAACCCCCAGATCCAACCCGCCACTAAAAAACCCTTAAAATCCCTTTTAGCCGCTAGTTCAGGTAATTTAGTGGAATGGTATGATTTTTACGCTTATGCGTTCCTTGCCCCTTATTTCGCTAAGGAATTTACCCACACTAACGACCCCACTTTAGCGCTCATCTCAGCTTTTTTAGTTTTCATGCTAGGGTTTTTCATGCGCCCTTTGGGGAGTTTGTTTTTTGGTAAATTAGGGGATAAAAAGGGGCGTAAAACTTCTATGGTGTATTCCATTATCCTTATGGCGTTAGGCTCTTTCATGCTCGCATTGCTCCCCACTAAAGAAATCGTAGGGGAATGGGCGTTCTTGTTTTTATTATTAGCCAGGCTTTTACAGGGCTTTAGCGTGGGAGGCGAATATGGCGTGGTCGCTACTTACCTCTCTGAATTAGGCAAGAATGGCAAAAAAGGTTTTTATGGCTCTTTTCAATATGTAACTTTAGTTGGAGGGCAACTCTTAGCTATTTTTTCGCTCTTTATCGTTGAAAACATTTACACGCATGAGCAAATTAGCGCGTTCGCTTGGCGTTATTTATTCGCTTTAGGGGGTATATTAGCCCTGCTCTCGCTCTTTTTAAGAAATATCATGGAAGAAACCATGGATAGCAAAACAACTTCCAAAAACACTATTAAAGAAGAAACCCAAAGGGGCAGTTTAAAGGAATTGCTCAACCATAAAAAAGCCTTAATGATAGTCTTTGGGCTAACTATGGGAGGGAGTTTGTGCTTTTACACTTTTACGGTGTATTTAAAAATCTTTTTAACCAACAGCTCATCGTTTAGCCCTAAAGAAAGCAGTTTTATCATGCTTTTAGCGCTCTCTTATTTCATCTTCTTTCAACCCTTATGCGGGATGCTTGCGGATAAAATCAAACGCACCCAAATGCTGATGGTTTTTGCGATCACAGGGCTTATTGTAACGCCTGTTGTCTTTTATGGTATCAAGCATGCCACTAGCGTGTATGAAGCCCTATTTTATGAAATACTCGCATTGAGCGCGATGAGTTTTTACACTTGCATTGCTGGGGTTATTAAGGCGGAATTATTCCCTGAACATGTGCGAGCGCTTGGCGTGGGTTTAGCCTATGCGATTGCCAATGCGCTTTTTGGAGGGAGCGCGAGTTATATAGCGTTAGAGTTCAAACAGCATGGTTTTGAAGCAGGGTTTGTGGGCTATGTCATGTTTAGTATTGTTATCTTTATGGTTATGGTTATCATATTCCCTAAAAAAACCTATTTGGAGTAA